The segment CCCGCTACGCGGACCTGGCGATCGTTGGCCGTCCGGAGTCCGCCGGCCGTGATGCCGTCCCGCTCGACCTTCCGCAGACTCTGGTCCTGGCTTCGGGGCGGCCGGTCCTGCTCCTCCCCCCGGAGCCACCGACGTCGGCGGGACGCCGGGTCCTCGTGGGCTGGAACGCGGGCCGAGAGGCGACTCGGGCCGTCGCGGATGCTCTGCCGTTCCTGGCCCGCGCGGAGGCGGTGGAGCTGCTCGTCGTGGACCACGAGCGCCAAGGGTTGGACCACGGGGAAGAGCCCGGGGCCGACATCGCGCGCCACCTCGCCCGGCACGGCGTGCGGGTTGACGTTCGACGGATGGCTTCTGGCGGCGAGGACGTCGGCCGCCTGATCTTCTCGCGAGCCTCCGCGTTCGGAGCCGACCTCGTCGTCATGGGCGCCTATGGACACTCCCGGCTCACCGAGCTTGTCTTCGGCGGCGTGACCCGAACGGCCCTCCACGAGGCCAAGGTCCCGGTACTGATGTCGCGCTGAGGGAGGAGCAGGCTCCGCACCGCTGCCATGGCGCAGTAGCCACGCGAGCGGGGGAGCCCACGGAAAGGCGGTGGGGCTTGGTTCGGATGCGACGGATCCTCTGGCCCTGTGACTTCTCCGATTTTTCGCGACATGCCCTAGACCACGCCATTGTGCTGGCCCGCCGCTACAACGCCGAGATCGCCGCCGTACACGTCATCGCGCCGGTGCTCCCTGTCCTGCCCCGCCTTCCCTTCCCAAGCCCCCTTGCTCTCGAGCCCGGTACTCGGGAGTAGTTCGCGGAGGAGCTGCGCAAGTTCGCGGAGCCGGGCCGGAGCGCTGGCATTCCCATTGCCTTTGAGCTACGGGAAGGGAATGCCGCCACCGAGATTCTGGAGAAGGCAGAGGCCTGGCCTGCAGACCTGCTGGTCATGGGCACTCACGGCACAGGCGGCTTCGAGCGACGGGTCCTGGGGTCCGTTACGGAAAGGGTACTGCGTCGGGCGGTGTGCCCCGTCCTGATCGTGCCACGCCCGGC is part of the Vicinamibacteria bacterium genome and harbors:
- a CDS encoding universal stress protein translates to MFEIKDVVVFVDGRREGSGIIEFAARLAQEHGAHLTGAFVWPPLSNEGSAAYVRGRAMQELIASYDAEVSLHEKKLRESFERAASGGGLQAEWRSVRHLLAEDMVVHARYADLAIVGRPESAGRDAVPLDLPQTLVLASGRPVLLLPPEPPTSAGRRVLVGWNAGREATRAVADALPFLARAEAVELLVVDHERQGLDHGEEPGADIARHLARHGVRVDVRRMASGGEDVGRLIFSRASAFGADLVVMGAYGHSRLTELVFGGVTRTALHEAKVPVLMSR